ACGGGCGCGCTCGCCGCCATCAGAGGACGTCCACGAAGGCCCGCTGCGAGCGCCGGAAGAACCAGTGACCCAGGACGAACGCGGTGATCGCCATGGCGGCCAGGGCGACCACCTGGGACACGGCCGGGAGCCGCTGGTCCAGCAGGAGGTCACGGTAGGCCTGCACGACGTAGTACATCGGGTTCAGATCGAGGAGCCACCGGAGGTGCGCCGGCATCATCTCGGGGGGATAGAAGATCGGGGTCAGGAACATCCACAAGGTCATGGCGAGCCCCAGGAGCTGGGCCACGTCGCGGAGGAACACGTTGAGGCTGGCCAGGAGCCACCCCAGCCCCATGGTGAACAGGAACTGCAGGACGACGATGGGAGGGAGCAGGAGCAGCGACCAGCCCAGGCCCCGATCGAAGAGGCCGATGGCGGCCAGGAAAATGGCCAGGCCGACCGACTCCATCACGAGAGCCGAGACGACGACGTAGGCCGGCAGGATCTCGGACGGGAACACCACCTTCTTGATGAGGTGGGCGTGGTCCAGGATGACCGACGCCGAGCGCGTCACACCCTCGGCGAAGGCGATCCACGGCAGCATCCCGCAGAACAGGTAGGCCGCGAAGCTGGCGGTCGAGCCGCTCCCGCCCAGGCGGATCTTCAGGATGTAGGAGAAGACGAAGGTGTACAGGAGGAGCAGGGCCAGGGGCTGGATGACCGCCCACGAGAGCCCCATCA
This genomic interval from Candidatus Methylomirabilota bacterium contains the following:
- a CDS encoding ABC transporter permease, producing the protein MASTLGRLLISPFRVLVVHRNTIEAFVRRDIQGRYVTSVMGLSWAVIQPLALLLLYTFVFSYILKIRLGGSGSTASFAAYLFCGMLPWIAFAEGVTRSASVILDHAHLIKKVVFPSEILPAYVVVSALVMESVGLAIFLAAIGLFDRGLGWSLLLLPPIVVLQFLFTMGLGWLLASLNVFLRDVAQLLGLAMTLWMFLTPIFYPPEMMPAHLRWLLDLNPMYYVVQAYRDLLLDQRLPAVSQVVALAAMAITAFVLGHWFFRRSQRAFVDVL